One region of Clostridia bacterium genomic DNA includes:
- a CDS encoding leucine--tRNA ligase has product MAEKYNFREIEKKWQQKWAAENLYRVREDSSRKKYYCLEMFPYPSGNLHMGHVRNYAIGDVVARFKTMQGYNVLHPMGWDAFGLPAENAAIQNRIPPAKWTRDNIKAMREQLKSMGLSYDWSREVTTSAPDYYHWTQWLFLQFYKHGLAYKKEAYVNWCPDCHTVLANEQVVNNACERCATIVEKKALEQWYLKITAYAQELLDSLTELPGWPEKVKIMQENWIGRSEGVEIYFTAEKTGEQIPVYTTRHDTIFGVTYLVLAPEHPLVKKLIKGTSAEQPVSQFIKQVQQMSEIERTSAETEKKGVFTGAYALNPLNGERVPIWVTNYVLYEYGTGAVMGVPAHDERDFMFAQKYDLAIKTVIQPVEQTIDFMGEAYTLDGIMINSGDFSGLSSEVGRKKIAEYLEQKGLGKITVNYRLRDWLISRQRYWGAPIPVIYCEKCGMVPVSEEDLPVLLPGEVEFQPSGESPLRYVAEFLETTCPQCGGQALRETDTMDTFVCSSWYFLRFTDPQNREKPFSREKANYWMNVDQYIGGVEHAIMHLMYARFFTKALADFGLLKVREPFQNLLTQGMVLKDGQKMSKSKGNVVSPEEIIARYGADTARLFILFAAPPERDLEWSDQGVEGSYRFLNRVWRLVKNYLADLTAGKLNVSPEFSEEDEELYRLMHVTIKKVSADLEERFNFNTAISALMEFVNGLYHYREGVRQNKDLLIKALETLLILLAPFTPHLCEELWEALGKETSIHLEDWPDYQEEALQTKKIEIVLQINGKVRDHLLVPAEISREELEKLAINNQRVQERAEQAEIKRLIVVPGKLVNVVMG; this is encoded by the coding sequence GTGGCAGAAAAATATAATTTTCGGGAAATAGAAAAAAAGTGGCAGCAAAAATGGGCTGCTGAGAATTTATATCGCGTTAGGGAGGATAGTTCCCGTAAAAAATATTATTGTTTGGAAATGTTTCCTTATCCTTCGGGGAATTTGCATATGGGACATGTGCGTAATTATGCTATTGGTGATGTGGTGGCTCGTTTTAAAACTATGCAAGGTTATAATGTTTTACATCCTATGGGCTGGGATGCGTTTGGTTTACCAGCCGAAAATGCGGCTATTCAAAATCGAATTCCCCCGGCTAAATGGACTCGGGATAATATAAAGGCTATGCGGGAGCAGTTAAAAAGTATGGGTTTAAGTTATGATTGGTCTCGGGAAGTAACTACTTCTGCACCTGATTATTATCACTGGACACAATGGCTTTTTCTGCAATTCTATAAACATGGTTTGGCTTATAAAAAAGAGGCTTATGTAAATTGGTGTCCAGATTGTCATACAGTGTTGGCTAATGAACAGGTAGTAAATAATGCATGTGAACGCTGTGCCACTATAGTGGAAAAAAAGGCATTGGAACAGTGGTATTTAAAAATTACTGCTTATGCTCAGGAGCTTTTGGATAGTTTGACAGAGTTGCCTGGTTGGCCGGAAAAAGTAAAAATTATGCAGGAGAATTGGATTGGCCGCAGTGAAGGGGTCGAAATTTATTTTACCGCGGAAAAAACTGGGGAACAGATTCCGGTTTATACTACTCGTCATGATACTATTTTTGGGGTTACCTATTTAGTTTTGGCACCAGAACATCCTTTAGTGAAAAAGTTGATTAAGGGAACCTCTGCTGAACAGCCGGTTAGTCAGTTTATTAAACAAGTACAACAAATGAGTGAAATAGAACGAACCTCTGCGGAAACTGAAAAAAAAGGTGTTTTTACTGGGGCTTATGCTTTGAATCCCTTAAATGGGGAAAGAGTACCTATTTGGGTAACAAATTATGTTTTATATGAATATGGTACTGGTGCAGTAATGGGCGTACCTGCTCATGATGAACGTGATTTTATGTTTGCTCAAAAATATGATTTAGCAATTAAAACTGTAATTCAGCCTGTGGAGCAAACTATTGATTTTATGGGTGAGGCTTATACCCTAGACGGAATAATGATTAATTCTGGTGATTTTAGTGGCTTAAGTAGTGAAGTAGGGCGAAAAAAAATAGCTGAATATTTGGAGCAAAAAGGTTTAGGTAAAATTACGGTTAACTACCGTTTAAGGGATTGGTTAATTTCTCGGCAGCGTTATTGGGGAGCACCTATTCCGGTTATTTATTGTGAAAAATGTGGTATGGTACCAGTATCAGAAGAGGATTTGCCAGTTTTATTACCTGGTGAAGTGGAGTTTCAACCTTCTGGAGAATCCCCTTTACGTTATGTAGCGGAATTTCTTGAAACTACTTGTCCTCAATGTGGCGGCCAGGCACTGCGGGAAACTGATACTATGGATACATTTGTTTGTTCTTCTTGGTATTTTTTGCGTTTTACTGATCCGCAAAACCGGGAAAAACCTTTTTCCCGGGAAAAGGCCAATTATTGGATGAATGTTGATCAATATATTGGGGGAGTAGAACATGCCATCATGCATTTAATGTATGCCCGTTTTTTTACTAAGGCTTTGGCTGATTTTGGTTTATTAAAGGTGCGTGAACCTTTTCAAAATTTATTGACTCAGGGTATGGTCTTAAAAGATGGTCAAAAAATGTCTAAATCAAAAGGTAATGTGGTTAGTCCTGAGGAAATTATTGCTCGTTATGGTGCTGATACGGCACGTCTTTTCATTCTTTTTGCCGCCCCTCCGGAACGTGATTTGGAGTGGAGTGATCAAGGGGTAGAGGGTAGTTACCGTTTTTTAAATCGGGTTTGGCGTTTGGTAAAAAATTATTTGGCTGATTTGACAGCCGGAAAATTAAATGTTTCCCCGGAATTTTCCGAGGAAGATGAAGAATTATATCGTTTAATGCATGTGACTATTAAAAAGGTAAGTGCAGATCTTGAAGAACGTTTTAATTTTAATACTGCTATTAGTGCTTTAATGGAATTTGTTAATGGTCTATACCATTATCGTGAGGGGGTTAGACAAAATAAGGATTTACTGATTAAGGCCCTTGAAACTTTATTAATTCTTTTGGCTCCTTTTACACCACATTTATGTGAGGAATTATGGGAGGCCTTGGGAAAAGAAACTAGTATTCATTTGGAAGATTGGCCTGATTATCAGGAAGAGGCTTTACAAACTAAAAAAATAGAAATTGTTTTGCAGATTAATGGTAAGGTTAGAGATCATCTTTTGGTACCAGCGGAAATAAGTCGCGAAGAGTTGGAAAAATTGGCGATAAATAATCAGCGGGTACAAGAGCGGGCTGAACAGGCAGAAATTAAAAGATTAATTGTTGTACCTGGTAAATTAGTTAATGTGGTGATGGGGTGA